AGAGCAGGGACTGCAGCAAGGGACCCTGGAGGCCACACGGGAACATATCCTGGAGACCTTGGAAGCACGCTTTAAGGATGTTCCCAAAGATATCCTTCAGTCCCTTCGGAAGATCCGAGATCCGGATGCGCTGAAACTCCTCTTCAGGAAGGCTCTTCGTGCCGATTCCCTGGACGAATTCCGCAAAGCGCTGTCAAGCTTTTTTGATTAGGCAGCCATTCCCGCAGGTTCTGTAAAGCTTTTCCCCTCGTTCCCAAGCTATGGCTTGGGAACGGCCTCACCGAAGCTGGAGCTTCTGCACAGTTGTGTTCCCAAGCTGGAGCTTGGGAACAAGAAGCAAAAGATCTGCACCCTTTTGACTTTAGCCTTTTGATTTGCTATTTGAAGAAAAGAACCTGGATCTATTGGAAAAGGCTTGGGTTAAATGCTTAAATACCTTGAGGCCATAGAAGAATTACCTAAAGAATTCAAAGTTCCATTTACAAAGGTGCTGGAGCTTTTCAGGGAAGAGATAGCTGAGACCATAAAGAAAAGCGATTTTGAGGAATTAAAGGCGGTTGTGACCAGGCTGGCTTACTCTCAGGAGGAGTTGGCTGAGGCTCAGAAGAGAACCGAAAAAAGGCTGGAAGAATTAGCTGAGGCTCAGAAAAGAACAGAAAAAAGACTGGAAGAATTAGCTGAGGCTCAGAAAAGAACAGAAAAAAGACTGGAAGAATTAGCTGAGGCTCAGAAGAGAACAGAGAAAAGGCTCGAAGAATTAGCTGAGGCTCAGAAGACAACAGAGAAGGAAATAGCGAGCCTGTCACGAGCGCTCAAGGAAACCAGAAAAGAAGTGGGGGGATTGAGTCATACTATTGGCTATACGCTGGAGAATGAAGCCTTCAAGGCCTTGCCCTCTTTGCTAAAGGCGGAATTTGGCCTTGAGGTAGAAGGGAAGTTGAAAAGAGACTTCTTGAAAGACAGTAAAGGGCAAGAGATAGAGGTGAACATCCTCGGTAAAGCTAGAAAAGATGGGCAGGAGTTGGTTATTGTAGGGGAATCAAAGTCCCAGCTTTCCCGCAAAGATATTGATTCCTTCTTGAGACGCCTCAATTTCCTGGAATCTGCTATTCCTGGCGACAAATTTTGTCTTTTTATCACCCACATGGCCCGTCCAGAGACAGTGGTCTATGCCAGGGAAAAAGGGATCAGAGTATATTTTTCTTATGAGTTTTGATAGGAATAACGGGGAGCTCCCTCATTGCCTCAGAAATTCACATCCACAGATTACACAGATTGACACAGATTAAAAAAGTCGAGGGGCTTGATGGAAAACACAGTGATCTGTGGCCATCGGTGAAATCTGCGGACAAAGACATGATCGGGGCCGCCGTGGCGGCATGACTTCGTGCGACAACTACCCTGACACATGGGGAGGCCGAAAAGGCGAAGCCAAGTCAAGAAGCCCCAGCATCTGAAACGAAGCGAACCGTATGGCGGATGCGTTACTCCCAACGATCACCACGACCGGCTACTACACCGACGCCCGTTACCGTGCCTATCCGGGTGACGGCTACGACGGCGTCGTGCGCGTAAGCTTTGGCGGCTACTACGGCACGGGCACGTTGCTCTACGACGGCCATGCCGTTTTGACCTCGGCTCATCTGTTTGAAGGGCGGACGGGGACGGCCTATGTGACCTTCCAGACCCCAAGCGGGACGCAAACGGTCAGCACGACCAAAATACTGCAGCATCCCGGCTACGATGCAGAAAACAGTAACAATGACCTTGCCATCGTCTGGTTACCGGAGGCCGCGCCGGTCGATGCGGACCGCTACGAGATTTACCGTGAAAGCGACGAGATCGGACAAGTCTTCACGTTTTCGGGCTATGGCGGAACGGGGACGGGAATCACGGGCGAGATCATCCCCGGCGGGCTGATCCGCCACAAGGCCGCCAATCAGTTCGATGCCGATGCCGCCGAGTTGAAGGACCACCTTGGCCCATACATGGCCTGGACCCCATGGCCCGGCACGCAACTCATCGCCGACTTCGATAGCGGCACCTCCAGTAACGATGCGCTGGGGCAACTGATCCATCGCTACGATCGCGGACTGGGGCTGTACGAAGGCCTGATTGCCCAGGGAGATAGTGGCAGCCCTGCATTCCTTCAAAACAAGGTGGCCGGAGTGGCGAATTACGTGGCGACCTTGAGCGGTGGGAGCATCGACCCGGATGTCGATGATTTCATAAACAGCAGTTTCGGTGAAATCGCCGCCTGCCAGCGGGTGAGTGCCCACCAGCAGTGGATCGATCAAAGCCTGCGCGCCGAATATCCGAACGCCCCGACCAGGCCGGAAGAGGTTCAAAAGGCGGTGGTCGAGGGCGACAGCGGCACCACCTACGCCTACTTCCTGCTTCAGTTCATCGGTGTGCGCAGTGACCCCAACGAGATACTGAGCGTGGACTATGCCACGCGCGATGGCTCGGCCTTGAGCGGAAGCGATTATCTAGCCGTGAGCGGCACTCTGAACCTGTATCCCGACGAGAATCAAGCGGTAATGCCCGTGGAGATCATCGGCGACAGCACTCCCGAGCCCAGTGAATCTTTCTATCTCGACGTCTTCAACCCGGTGGGGGGCAGCTTCGGGGATGGCGTGGTCCAGCTCACGGCGGAGCGCACGATACTCAATGACGATCTGTGGCCGGCGTAACGCGGGGATTCACGGCCGAATACAAAAAGGGGCTTGAATTGACATCCACAGATTACACAGATTAAAGAATCAATGGGCTTGATGGGAAACCAATAATCTGTCGCCATCAGTGAAATCTGTGGACAAATTCATTATCGCAGCCGCCGTGGCGGCATGACTTCGTGCGGCAACCATCGTGACAAACACCGGCGAGAGGAGGCTTGATGTGACACCATCGCCACAACTTACCGCGATCACCGCGGAGCGGTTCTCTGGAAAAGCGTGGCGGCGCTATAACGGTTACGCGTTTGCCGCCAAGGAAAACCTCATTGCACTGGTCGCCGCCGAATTGGCCAACGCCGTTCCCGCCATGCCCGTGGGCTTCGTTCAGACGGGCGAAGGCTTTCAACTGGTGGCCGTGACCGGCCTTGAACCGGCTGTCAACTTGTTTGTGGCCCCTGATGGTCGGTGGCTGAGTTCCTATGTCCCGGCCACTCTGCGTGGCTACCCTTTCCGGCTTGTCAAGGTGGAAGGCCGAGAAGAAAGCCTTCTGTGTATCGATGAAGCCAGCGGCCTGGTGGTTGAAACCGGACTGGGTGAACCCTTCTTTGA
This is a stretch of genomic DNA from Desulfoglaeba alkanexedens ALDC. It encodes these proteins:
- a CDS encoding chordopoxvirus fusion protein; the encoded protein is MLKYLEAIEELPKEFKVPFTKVLELFREEIAETIKKSDFEELKAVVTRLAYSQEELAEAQKRTEKRLEELAEAQKRTEKRLEELAEAQKRTEKRLEELAEAQKRTEKRLEELAEAQKTTEKEIASLSRALKETRKEVGGLSHTIGYTLENEAFKALPSLLKAEFGLEVEGKLKRDFLKDSKGQEIEVNILGKARKDGQELVIVGESKSQLSRKDIDSFLRRLNFLESAIPGDKFCLFITHMARPETVVYAREKGIRVYFSYEF
- a CDS encoding trypsin-like serine protease, with the protein product MADALLPTITTTGYYTDARYRAYPGDGYDGVVRVSFGGYYGTGTLLYDGHAVLTSAHLFEGRTGTAYVTFQTPSGTQTVSTTKILQHPGYDAENSNNDLAIVWLPEAAPVDADRYEIYRESDEIGQVFTFSGYGGTGTGITGEIIPGGLIRHKAANQFDADAAELKDHLGPYMAWTPWPGTQLIADFDSGTSSNDALGQLIHRYDRGLGLYEGLIAQGDSGSPAFLQNKVAGVANYVATLSGGSIDPDVDDFINSSFGEIAACQRVSAHQQWIDQSLRAEYPNAPTRPEEVQKAVVEGDSGTTYAYFLLQFIGVRSDPNEILSVDYATRDGSALSGSDYLAVSGTLNLYPDENQAVMPVEIIGDSTPEPSESFYLDVFNPVGGSFGDGVVQLTAERTILNDDLWPA